A window of the Victivallis lenta genome harbors these coding sequences:
- a CDS encoding J domain-containing protein: protein MSKKNHKGRISLEKELEDIFSELSLCSGLPVENIDNGKTGRSGKKRGRPPKNSCRALIPLDTAKIRRGYLKEYKRRKKVLERLEEQLQRYEESDEPEYRKYLARTFGAEQTLLRELTEQIHLCQNRYEKIRFLAHESHMSKERYCFTLRSQLTSEQNFWELLEMELQRFLESGRKTREEEKREYEKSARELRSAVFGVDEDEDIEMDETCEDDDDFEKIFQKLFDNLLGDDDNIPEEESEVSELKKLYRELCLQYHPDRMGAHDAKTQRLWHEIQDAYVNRDLEGLRAIRSGIELESGETTLSCSEIDEMLLDIEWSIQEKRSELRAQKKTPIWGFSSWTEQKRKQIAKEIKSEFDQNAQMTRLQLQRLKTELERLLQWKPKEKKRPIPQKKTNAQLRNEKLADIPDLFDL, encoded by the coding sequence ATGAGCAAAAAAAATCACAAGGGCAGGATAAGTTTAGAAAAAGAACTTGAGGACATCTTTTCAGAATTGTCTTTATGTTCGGGCTTGCCTGTAGAAAATATTGACAACGGGAAAACCGGAAGAAGTGGAAAAAAAAGAGGTCGGCCACCAAAAAATTCCTGTCGGGCATTGATCCCGTTGGACACTGCAAAAATCCGCCGGGGGTATCTGAAGGAATATAAGCGCCGGAAAAAAGTCCTTGAAAGGTTGGAGGAGCAACTTCAACGGTATGAAGAATCAGACGAGCCGGAGTACCGTAAATATCTTGCTCGCACGTTCGGTGCGGAACAAACCCTTTTACGCGAGCTGACGGAACAGATACATTTGTGTCAGAACCGATATGAAAAAATTCGCTTTCTAGCCCATGAATCCCATATGTCGAAGGAAAGGTATTGTTTTACCTTGCGTTCACAGCTTACCTCCGAACAGAATTTCTGGGAACTTCTGGAGATGGAATTGCAGAGATTCTTGGAGTCTGGCAGAAAAACACGAGAAGAAGAAAAACGGGAATATGAAAAGAGCGCCCGGGAACTTCGTTCCGCCGTCTTCGGTGTTGATGAGGACGAAGATATTGAAATGGACGAAACATGTGAGGACGATGATGATTTTGAAAAAATCTTCCAAAAGCTCTTTGACAATCTTTTGGGAGATGACGATAACATTCCGGAGGAAGAATCGGAAGTCAGTGAACTGAAAAAACTGTATCGTGAGCTCTGCCTTCAATATCATCCGGACAGAATGGGAGCTCATGACGCTAAAACGCAACGCCTTTGGCATGAGATACAGGACGCGTATGTGAATCGTGATCTTGAAGGGTTGCGCGCCATCCGTTCCGGAATCGAATTGGAATCTGGGGAAACGACTCTCAGCTGTTCTGAAATCGACGAGATGCTCCTGGATATTGAGTGGAGTATTCAGGAGAAACGTTCTGAACTCCGTGCACAAAAAAAGACTCCGATTTGGGGATTCTCTTCATGGACGGAACAGAAGCGGAAACAGATAGCCAAAGAGATCAAGTCGGAATTCGATCAGAATGCCCAAATGACCAGGTTGCAGTTACAACGTTTGAAAACGGAATTAGAGCGTCTGCTTCAATGGAAGCCCAAGGAGAAAAAACGTCCAATTCCGCAGAAGAAAACGAATGCGCAGTTGCGTAATGAGAAGCTGGCTGACATCCCGGATTTATTTGATTTGTAG
- a CDS encoding winged helix-turn-helix domain-containing protein — MCDTSNITVGTIVMVKVGRNEIEVVVTEITANGWKVKKVGSNREFIVTRIERVIAEPGAPEAAPATEPEAESAAPEAEEEVDTPNLAPESGGSPEKKLSLLNAALQVLKRSRTPLNTKEILAQVIEEGRWSPNGAKTPEQSLYSAFFREIKEKETPRVRKSAARRGAFEFNS, encoded by the coding sequence ATGTGCGACACGAGCAACATCACAGTCGGAACCATCGTCATGGTGAAAGTCGGACGCAATGAGATCGAGGTCGTCGTAACCGAGATCACCGCGAACGGCTGGAAAGTCAAAAAGGTCGGCAGCAACCGCGAGTTCATCGTCACAAGAATCGAACGGGTCATCGCCGAACCGGGAGCGCCGGAAGCGGCTCCCGCAACGGAACCGGAGGCGGAATCCGCTGCGCCGGAAGCGGAAGAGGAAGTGGACACGCCCAATCTCGCGCCGGAATCCGGCGGATCGCCGGAGAAAAAGCTCTCACTCCTGAATGCGGCTCTGCAGGTTCTCAAGCGCAGCCGGACACCGCTCAACACGAAAGAGATCCTCGCGCAAGTCATCGAAGAAGGTCGCTGGAGCCCGAATGGAGCAAAGACTCCGGAGCAGAGCCTTTACTCCGCATTCTTCCGCGAGATCAAGGAGAAGGAGACGCCGCGCGTCCGCAAGAGTGCCGCCCGCCGGGGCGCATTCGAGTTCAACAGCTGA
- a CDS encoding DNA modification methylase — translation MQIQMMKLSEIHPYEKNPRFNDGAVEAVANSIKEFGFQQPIVVDKDLVVVVGHTRLKAAEQLGLSEVPVVIAENLTPEQVQAYRIADNKTGEIAEWNYDLLPIELRDLQEKDFDLSLLGFDTDELDRLLNGSSEENVVAEGETDADAVPDVPEDPVSQPGVIYQLGKHRLMCGDSTRAEDVARLMNGGKADLVFTDPPYGVSYRGVNNPGGRLWEVIENDDLRGEKLSEFLLAAFKNLKASLREKRAFYIWYASSNHLQFEHAIIDAGLKSKQVLFWNKGMILGHSDYHWAAEPCFYGCHEGENCEWFGDRCQTTVWDIKRDNTREYVHPTQKPTALAIKAIFNSSKAGETVLDLFGGSGSTLIACEQTNRVNCTMEFDPKYADVIRRRWAEFVHGEGCDWQALTPAVEE, via the coding sequence ATGCAGATTCAAATGATGAAACTCTCGGAGATCCATCCGTATGAGAAGAACCCGCGCTTCAACGACGGCGCGGTGGAGGCGGTTGCCAACTCAATTAAGGAGTTCGGTTTCCAGCAGCCGATTGTCGTGGACAAGGATCTCGTCGTGGTTGTCGGCCACACCCGCCTGAAAGCGGCGGAACAGCTCGGCCTCTCGGAAGTGCCGGTGGTGATCGCGGAAAACCTCACGCCGGAACAGGTACAGGCGTACCGGATCGCGGACAACAAGACCGGCGAGATCGCGGAGTGGAACTACGACCTTCTTCCGATCGAACTGCGCGATTTGCAGGAAAAGGATTTTGACCTGTCGCTCCTCGGCTTCGACACCGACGAGCTTGACCGTCTGCTGAACGGAAGTTCCGAAGAAAATGTGGTTGCCGAGGGAGAGACGGACGCCGACGCCGTCCCGGATGTTCCGGAGGATCCGGTCAGTCAGCCTGGGGTGATCTATCAGCTCGGCAAGCACCGGCTCATGTGCGGCGATTCCACCAGGGCGGAAGACGTTGCCCGTCTCATGAACGGCGGGAAAGCGGATCTCGTTTTCACCGATCCGCCGTATGGAGTCAGTTATCGCGGTGTGAACAATCCGGGCGGCCGTCTGTGGGAGGTCATTGAAAACGACGATCTGCGCGGGGAAAAACTTTCGGAGTTCCTGCTTGCCGCATTCAAAAATCTGAAAGCGAGCCTCCGGGAAAAGCGGGCGTTCTACATCTGGTATGCCAGCAGCAATCATTTGCAGTTTGAACACGCCATCATTGATGCCGGACTGAAATCCAAACAGGTATTGTTCTGGAACAAGGGAATGATCCTTGGTCACAGCGATTACCATTGGGCGGCGGAACCGTGCTTTTACGGCTGTCATGAGGGCGAGAACTGCGAGTGGTTCGGCGACCGCTGTCAGACGACGGTCTGGGACATCAAGCGGGACAACACGCGGGAATATGTGCATCCGACGCAGAAACCGACCGCTCTGGCGATCAAGGCGATTTTCAACTCTTCGAAGGCGGGTGAGACCGTGCTGGATCTGTTTGGCGGCTCGGGCAGCACGCTGATTGCCTGCGAGCAGACAAACCGCGTCAACTGCACGATGGAGTTTGATCCGAAGTATGCGGACGTGATCCGCCGCCGCTGGGCGGAGTTCGTCCATGGCGAGGGGTGTGACTGGCAGGCACTTACTCCGGCAGTCGAAGAATAA
- a CDS encoding DUF2924 domain-containing protein — protein sequence MMNESEVKRQLELLDLMNQAELREKFCELFGFEPGQTNIANLRRRLAYRIQEIYYGGLSEADRQLLEQIADGDPQANLRYGKNGVSHVCGTRYQRVWKGKKYEVTALGNGKFEYDGTVYQSLSAIAREITGTRWNGKLFFGVK from the coding sequence ATGATGAATGAATCTGAGGTAAAACGGCAGCTGGAGTTGCTGGATCTGATGAATCAGGCAGAACTTCGGGAAAAATTCTGTGAACTCTTTGGCTTTGAACCGGGGCAGACCAATATTGCAAACCTGCGCCGCCGTCTTGCCTACCGGATTCAAGAGATTTATTACGGCGGACTCTCCGAAGCGGACCGGCAACTTCTTGAGCAGATTGCAGACGGCGATCCCCAGGCAAATCTCCGGTATGGAAAAAATGGAGTTTCCCATGTGTGCGGAACTCGCTACCAGAGGGTCTGGAAAGGTAAAAAATATGAAGTGACGGCTCTCGGGAATGGAAAATTCGAATATGACGGAACGGTCTATCAATCGCTTTCCGCCATCGCCCGCGAAATTACCGGGACTCGCTGGAACGGCAAACTCTTTTTCGGGGTGAAGTGA
- a CDS encoding terminase gpA endonuclease subunit — MINPSNMRVVDIARLLNSTSFGFVLAQARLYREFNRVGFRIGSSENPRNINLLKYIAWMFDRKHTPEETSGARSYEDRRNAERDRQAEQSLAGRDIGPLPEVVNPDRKAACERNFQLFCESYFPETYALAWSPDHLKVIEKIETAVLRGGLFALALPRGSGKTTITESAALWSMLYGHREFVVLIGATESAALELLDSLKTELEVNERLAEDFPEVCYPVAQLEGIANRCAGQLYKGERTRITWTSNEIVLPTVEGSRASGIIVRVAGITGRIRGMKFKRSDGRSVRPSLVIIDDPQTSESAGSLEQTRKRVRVLAGDILGLAGPGQKISGIMPCTIIRPGDMADIILNRNTHPDWNGEKTRMVYRFPTNMKLWEEYAEIRAEALRTEGNFQKATEFYLANREAMDAGAEVSWEARFNHDEVSALQHAMNLKFQDESAFMSEYQNDPLPDDTADDSLLSVDEICAKINGLARRRVPLKCDRLTMFVDVQKALLFYVVIAWAEDFTGAVIDYGSWPDQHRHEYSLADANPSIQTLFPKAGFEGALYAALSALTDECLGREWEREDGAVLKIERALVDANWGQSTDVVYQFCRQSSHAGVILPSHGRYVGASSKPMTEYRKQQGDRLGFNWMIPNVAGKRAIRHVIYDTNYWKSFIHARLAVPVGDKGSLTLYGRIPGAHQLFAEHLTAEYRVKTQGRGRTVDEWKLKPQSHDNHFLDCVAGCAVCGSMLGASLPETLPAKLDRKPMIRLSDKRPGGIPPNGRLKLSELRRQKNG; from the coding sequence ATGATCAATCCGAGTAACATGCGCGTGGTGGACATCGCACGGCTTCTGAACTCCACGTCGTTCGGATTTGTTCTGGCGCAGGCGCGGCTTTACCGCGAGTTCAACCGCGTCGGCTTCCGGATCGGTTCCTCGGAGAATCCGCGCAACATCAACCTCCTGAAATACATTGCCTGGATGTTCGACCGGAAACACACTCCGGAGGAGACGTCCGGCGCGCGCAGCTATGAGGATCGGCGCAACGCCGAGCGCGACCGTCAGGCGGAACAGTCGCTCGCCGGACGCGACATCGGCCCGCTCCCGGAGGTCGTGAATCCCGACAGGAAAGCCGCGTGCGAACGCAATTTCCAGCTTTTCTGCGAGAGCTATTTCCCGGAGACCTATGCTCTTGCATGGTCGCCGGATCATCTGAAGGTGATTGAGAAGATTGAAACGGCGGTTCTGCGAGGCGGACTCTTTGCGCTGGCGCTCCCGCGCGGTTCTGGGAAGACGACAATTACGGAAAGCGCGGCGCTCTGGTCAATGCTCTACGGTCACCGCGAGTTTGTGGTATTGATCGGCGCGACTGAATCAGCGGCTCTGGAGCTTCTGGATTCATTGAAGACCGAGCTGGAGGTCAACGAGCGTCTCGCCGAAGACTTTCCGGAGGTGTGCTATCCGGTGGCACAGCTGGAGGGGATCGCGAACCGCTGCGCCGGACAGCTCTACAAGGGCGAGCGCACCCGCATCACCTGGACGAGCAACGAGATCGTTCTGCCGACCGTCGAAGGAAGCAGGGCTTCCGGCATCATCGTCCGAGTCGCCGGCATCACCGGCCGTATCCGTGGTATGAAGTTCAAGCGGAGCGACGGCCGGAGCGTGCGCCCATCACTTGTCATCATCGACGATCCGCAGACCTCGGAATCCGCCGGATCGCTGGAACAGACACGCAAGCGGGTTCGTGTGCTTGCCGGAGACATCCTGGGACTTGCCGGTCCGGGGCAGAAAATCTCAGGGATCATGCCCTGCACGATCATCCGCCCGGGTGACATGGCTGACATCATCCTCAACCGAAACACACATCCGGACTGGAACGGCGAAAAGACCCGAATGGTCTACCGCTTCCCCACAAATATGAAACTGTGGGAGGAATACGCCGAGATCCGGGCGGAAGCTCTGCGCACGGAGGGCAATTTCCAGAAGGCGACGGAGTTTTATCTGGCGAACCGGGAAGCGATGGACGCCGGAGCGGAAGTGAGCTGGGAGGCCCGTTTCAACCACGATGAAGTATCGGCGCTTCAACACGCGATGAACCTGAAGTTTCAGGATGAATCAGCCTTTATGAGCGAGTATCAGAACGACCCGCTTCCGGATGACACGGCGGATGACTCGCTCCTTTCCGTGGACGAGATCTGTGCAAAGATCAACGGACTTGCCCGACGGCGCGTTCCGCTGAAATGCGATCGCCTCACGATGTTTGTCGACGTCCAGAAAGCGCTGCTTTTCTATGTGGTGATCGCATGGGCGGAGGACTTCACCGGCGCGGTCATCGACTACGGCTCATGGCCGGATCAGCACCGGCACGAGTATTCGCTTGCCGATGCGAATCCGAGCATTCAGACGCTCTTCCCGAAAGCGGGCTTCGAGGGGGCCTTGTACGCCGCGTTGTCCGCGCTGACCGATGAATGCCTCGGGCGCGAGTGGGAGCGCGAGGACGGGGCTGTCCTGAAAATCGAGCGCGCTCTCGTGGATGCAAACTGGGGACAGTCAACCGATGTCGTCTATCAGTTCTGCCGTCAGAGTTCCCATGCCGGAGTGATCCTGCCGTCGCATGGCAGATACGTCGGCGCTTCCTCGAAACCCATGACCGAATACCGCAAACAGCAGGGCGACCGGCTCGGATTCAACTGGATGATTCCGAATGTCGCCGGGAAACGGGCGATCCGGCATGTCATCTACGACACAAACTACTGGAAGAGTTTTATTCACGCACGGCTCGCGGTTCCCGTCGGCGACAAGGGGTCGCTCACGCTCTACGGACGGATCCCCGGAGCTCATCAACTCTTCGCAGAGCATCTGACCGCTGAATACCGCGTCAAAACACAGGGGCGCGGCCGCACGGTCGACGAGTGGAAACTCAAGCCTCAGTCGCACGACAACCACTTTCTGGACTGTGTCGCAGGCTGTGCGGTCTGCGGATCCATGCTCGGCGCATCTTTGCCCGAGACGCTTCCCGCGAAGCTCGACCGCAAGCCGATGATCCGCCTTTCCGACAAACGCCCTGGCGGGATTCCCCCGAATGGCAGACTCAAACTTTCCGAACTCAGGAGACAGAAAAATGGATAA
- a CDS encoding helix-turn-helix domain-containing protein, translated as MSVYANAADVLPSELLKAVQKHWRGLLYIPPVNYKSKADKNFVQNMVASGTPIGEVADMVGLTPRRIYQIQKKNRE; from the coding sequence ATGTCCGTTTATGCTAATGCGGCAGATGTGCTGCCGTCCGAACTGCTCAAGGCGGTTCAAAAGCATTGGCGCGGTCTGCTTTATATCCCTCCGGTGAACTACAAGTCAAAGGCAGACAAGAACTTCGTGCAGAACATGGTTGCCTCCGGCACTCCCATCGGCGAGGTCGCAGACATGGTCGGACTCACCCCACGGCGGATTTATCAGATCCAGAAGAAAAACCGGGAATAG
- a CDS encoding recombinase family protein encodes MVMQTIPKKRCAIYTRKSVEEGLDQEFNSLDAQREAGEAYIASQKANGWVCLPTRYDDGGYSGGNMKRPALQQLLADCEAGLVDIIVVYKIDRLSRSICDFADLSKKFDEWGTQFVAVTQEINTATSAGRMMLNILITFAQYEREVITERVRDKMSASRKKGKWVGGRVPMGYRVENKKLIIVEEEARIIQRIFQRFIEVQSPALIAQELNRDGIRTKQGRIWNRQHIYRILSNHTYVGKVNYKNSICDGEQEAIIDQDVWDRTREILRVNDPAPAHMPRTEIIAPLKGILRCGHCDCAMMPTYARKGRKQYYYYFCAKDSKRATPTCPVRQIPAGDVERITREQVMKMLQTPTILIKLAQVLNLPAEKIAELFKETFWQEISPGEMNRLLHLLLEKVEVHEGKLTVEFKSSGIKTLMEEIANGEETD; translated from the coding sequence ATGGTGATGCAGACGATTCCAAAGAAGAGATGCGCGATTTACACACGCAAGTCCGTTGAGGAAGGACTGGATCAGGAATTCAACAGTCTGGATGCTCAACGGGAGGCTGGCGAAGCCTATATCGCCAGTCAGAAAGCCAACGGATGGGTCTGCCTCCCGACTCGTTATGACGACGGAGGATATTCCGGCGGCAATATGAAACGCCCGGCGCTTCAGCAGCTCCTTGCCGACTGTGAAGCCGGGCTGGTCGACATCATCGTGGTTTACAAGATCGACCGACTCTCCCGATCCATCTGTGATTTTGCAGACCTCTCCAAGAAATTTGACGAATGGGGCACACAGTTCGTCGCGGTGACGCAGGAAATCAATACCGCCACCAGCGCCGGGCGAATGATGCTCAACATTCTTATCACCTTCGCGCAATATGAGCGGGAGGTTATCACCGAGCGTGTACGCGACAAGATGTCCGCCAGCCGGAAGAAAGGTAAATGGGTCGGCGGTCGCGTTCCGATGGGATACCGTGTGGAAAACAAGAAGCTGATCATCGTGGAGGAGGAAGCACGGATCATCCAAAGAATCTTTCAGCGATTCATCGAGGTTCAGTCTCCGGCACTGATTGCTCAGGAACTCAACAGAGACGGGATTCGAACCAAGCAGGGAAGAATTTGGAACAGACAGCATATTTATCGGATTCTGAGCAACCATACTTACGTTGGTAAGGTCAACTACAAAAACAGCATTTGTGATGGAGAACAGGAAGCGATTATCGACCAGGACGTCTGGGATCGGACTCGGGAAATTCTCAGAGTGAATGATCCCGCACCAGCCCATATGCCCAGGACTGAAATCATTGCTCCGTTAAAAGGAATCTTACGCTGCGGACACTGCGATTGCGCAATGATGCCAACCTATGCGCGGAAAGGCAGAAAACAGTATTACTATTATTTCTGTGCAAAGGATTCCAAACGGGCAACTCCGACTTGCCCGGTGCGCCAGATCCCCGCAGGAGATGTGGAGCGGATCACTCGGGAACAGGTGATGAAAATGCTTCAGACACCGACGATTCTGATAAAACTGGCGCAAGTGTTGAATCTTCCCGCAGAGAAAATCGCAGAACTGTTCAAAGAAACATTCTGGCAGGAGATCTCGCCCGGTGAAATGAACCGCCTTCTCCATCTCCTCCTGGAAAAGGTCGAAGTTCACGAAGGCAAGCTCACTGTAGAATTCAAGAGTTCAGGTATCAAAACTCTTATGGAGGAAATCGCGAATGGAGAAGAAACAGATTGA